A DNA window from Clavibacter sepedonicus contains the following coding sequences:
- a CDS encoding purine-cytosine permease family protein produces MASTAPDDYALARVPQEARYHWFPIATQRVGQLSALSAFVVAATLGFSMSFWDAFWAITIGAVILEVVCIFTGLIGMREGLNTSVLSRWTGFGHNGSALIGLAVGISLIGWFGIQSGVSASGLNSIMPWLPVWAWSLAFGLIITAVVMLGFHGMQWVANVAVPLFLLLVGWAVVIELQKHDISELVTQSAPGPQMSIIAGASIVAGGFIVGALISPDQTRYNRSAADVVKQTIVSITVGEYLTGLSGVLLAHAVRTADVSAIILSSVGWVGVLVILLGTIKINDWNLYSSGLGIVNFIDTVFGRRVNRALVTVVVGVLAAAGILGQFTAFLTLLGVAFPPIVGIMIAEYFVVKNWRPALDASRENGALPASAPRWVPVSLAIWVVSALVGYFATFGLGSLNAVITAFVLYAVLGKAGLIRGVGEVCTEAVAQPAPGVAAPDAATAGKVATR; encoded by the coding sequence ATGGCATCCACCGCACCCGACGACTACGCACTCGCGCGGGTCCCGCAGGAGGCGCGCTACCACTGGTTCCCGATCGCCACGCAGCGGGTCGGCCAGCTCTCGGCGCTGAGCGCCTTCGTCGTCGCCGCCACGCTCGGCTTCAGCATGAGCTTCTGGGACGCCTTCTGGGCGATCACCATCGGCGCCGTGATCCTCGAGGTCGTCTGCATCTTCACCGGTCTCATCGGGATGCGCGAGGGTCTCAACACCTCGGTGCTGTCGCGCTGGACGGGCTTCGGGCACAACGGGTCGGCGCTCATCGGCCTGGCCGTCGGCATCAGCCTCATCGGCTGGTTCGGGATCCAGTCGGGCGTCTCCGCGTCGGGCCTCAACTCGATCATGCCGTGGCTCCCGGTGTGGGCCTGGTCGCTCGCGTTCGGCCTCATCATCACCGCGGTCGTGATGCTCGGCTTCCACGGGATGCAGTGGGTCGCGAACGTCGCCGTGCCCCTCTTCCTGCTGCTGGTCGGCTGGGCCGTCGTCATCGAGCTGCAGAAGCACGACATCTCGGAGCTCGTGACGCAGTCGGCTCCGGGGCCGCAGATGTCGATCATCGCGGGCGCGTCGATCGTGGCCGGCGGATTCATCGTCGGCGCGCTCATCTCGCCCGACCAGACGCGCTACAACCGGTCGGCCGCGGACGTCGTGAAGCAGACGATCGTGAGCATCACGGTCGGCGAGTACCTCACGGGCCTGTCCGGCGTGCTGCTCGCGCACGCTGTGCGCACGGCCGACGTGTCGGCCATCATCCTGTCGTCGGTCGGCTGGGTGGGCGTGCTCGTGATCCTGCTGGGCACCATCAAGATCAACGACTGGAACCTCTACTCGTCGGGCCTCGGGATCGTGAACTTCATCGACACGGTGTTCGGGCGGCGCGTGAACCGGGCGCTCGTCACGGTCGTGGTCGGCGTGCTCGCGGCGGCCGGGATCCTCGGGCAGTTCACCGCGTTCCTCACCCTGCTGGGCGTGGCGTTCCCGCCCATCGTGGGGATCATGATCGCCGAGTACTTCGTCGTGAAGAACTGGCGGCCGGCGCTCGACGCGTCGCGCGAGAACGGCGCGCTGCCGGCCAGCGCACCGCGCTGGGTCCCCGTGAGCCTCGCGATCTGGGTCGTCTCGGCGCTCGTCGGCTACTTCGCCACCTTCGGCCTCGGCAGCCTCAACGCCGTCATCACGGCCTTCGTGCTCTACGCGGTGCTCGGCAAGGCCGGGTTGATCCGCGGCGTCGGGGAGGTGTGCACCGAGGCGGTGGCGCAGCCCGCCCCCGGCGTCGCGGCGCCGGATGCGGCGACCGCGGGGAAGGTGGCGACCCGATGA
- a CDS encoding histone-like nucleoid-structuring protein Lsr2 yields MARKVVTTLVDDIDGVVIEEGKGETVPFALDGVNYEIDLSDANAAKLREALDTYVDRARRVGRASTGRSTGTRRSSSSAPKEDLGAAREWLREHGHKVSERGRISADLLEEYRANK; encoded by the coding sequence GTGGCTCGCAAGGTTGTCACCACGCTCGTCGACGACATCGACGGCGTCGTCATCGAAGAGGGAAAGGGCGAGACCGTCCCGTTCGCGCTCGACGGCGTGAATTACGAGATCGATCTCAGCGACGCCAACGCCGCGAAGCTCCGCGAGGCGCTCGACACGTACGTCGACCGCGCCCGCCGCGTCGGCCGTGCATCCACCGGCCGTTCGACCGGCACGCGCCGCTCCTCCTCCAGCGCCCCCAAGGAGGACCTCGGTGCCGCCCGCGAGTGGCTGCGCGAGCACGGCCACAAGGTCTCCGAGCGCGGCCGCATCTCCGCCGACCTGCTCGAGGAGTACCGCGCCAACAAGTAG
- a CDS encoding hydantoinase/oxoprolinase N-terminal domain-containing protein → MRIGIDVGGTNTDAVLMDGDRVVVGIKSSTTQDVTSGIVGALAELDRQHPFDPAGIDAVMIGTTHFINALVEARRLAPTAAVRLALPATASLPPFVDWPEELVAAVRGTGYLAHGGHEFDGRVIAPLDHDELKRHAADIAARRLRSVAISSVFAPVNSEFEVEAAAVLAAELGPDVAISLSHEIGRIGLLERENATIINAPLRELADQIVGGLERAVRGHGITAPLYLSQNDGTLMGVDFARRYPVATFASGPTNSMRGAALLSGLGTCAVVDIGGTTSDVGVLAGGFPREATAEISVAGVRTNFRMPDVLSIGIGGGSLVRGDGDLVGPDSVGYELGRRALVFGGDTLTTTDIAVAAVAERIQRVQRILQVDLQDAKTRLALHLACRTVLAAGA, encoded by the coding sequence ATGAGGATCGGCATCGACGTCGGCGGCACCAACACGGACGCCGTGCTCATGGACGGCGACCGCGTGGTCGTCGGCATCAAGTCCTCGACCACGCAGGACGTGACGAGCGGCATCGTCGGCGCGCTCGCGGAGCTCGACCGGCAGCACCCGTTCGATCCCGCTGGCATCGACGCGGTCATGATCGGCACGACCCACTTCATCAACGCGCTCGTCGAGGCCAGGCGGCTGGCACCCACGGCGGCCGTGCGGCTCGCGCTGCCGGCCACCGCCTCGCTGCCGCCCTTCGTCGACTGGCCCGAGGAGCTCGTGGCCGCGGTGCGCGGCACGGGCTACCTCGCGCACGGCGGCCACGAGTTCGACGGGCGGGTCATCGCGCCGCTCGACCACGACGAGCTCAAGCGGCACGCGGCCGACATCGCCGCGCGCAGGCTCCGGTCCGTGGCGATCTCCAGCGTCTTCGCGCCCGTGAACAGCGAGTTCGAGGTGGAGGCGGCCGCGGTGCTCGCCGCCGAGCTGGGGCCGGACGTCGCGATCTCGCTCTCGCACGAGATCGGCCGCATCGGCCTGCTGGAGCGCGAGAACGCGACGATCATCAATGCGCCGCTGCGCGAGCTGGCCGACCAGATCGTGGGCGGGCTCGAGCGCGCGGTGCGTGGGCACGGGATCACCGCTCCCCTCTACCTGTCACAGAACGACGGCACGCTCATGGGCGTGGACTTCGCGCGCCGCTACCCGGTCGCGACCTTCGCCAGCGGCCCCACCAATTCGATGCGCGGCGCCGCCCTGCTCTCCGGACTCGGCACGTGCGCGGTCGTCGACATCGGCGGCACCACGAGCGACGTGGGCGTGCTCGCCGGCGGGTTCCCGCGGGAGGCCACTGCGGAGATCAGCGTGGCCGGCGTCCGCACGAACTTCCGCATGCCGGACGTGCTCTCCATCGGCATCGGCGGCGGATCCCTGGTGCGCGGCGACGGCGACCTGGTCGGCCCCGACTCGGTCGGCTACGAGCTCGGCCGCCGCGCCCTCGTCTTCGGCGGCGACACCCTCACGACCACGGACATCGCGGTCGCGGCGGTGGCCGAGCGGATCCAGCGCGTGCAGCGCATCCTGCAGGTCGACCTCCAGGACGCAAAGACGCGCCTCGCCCTGCACCTCGCCTGCCGCACGGTGCTGGCGGCGGGCGCGTAG
- a CDS encoding DUF4041 domain-containing protein, with amino-acid sequence MSAAAGWYDDQDPRYVRWWDGAQWTEHVQPKPEVTPTEPEPVPVAPAAPPVDRLSKREARERAAAAEAHIAQLEDLVRRHGMREYAEVDDYRQRAEAEAEAARRTGAEAASALVAAAREERDRMLAEAGAERRRAEADAGAVRDRAEADARAARLRAEAELHAVDEAVHERIETRRALDAELAAARAELVDVTTTAELQGVGLFDYDHPAESSAELASRLEALRYTIKNAVRDKRAVTATSGFTFNGSEAQGRRFVSDMSKVLLRAYNAEAENAVKATKAGNLHVAQNRLTKAAEQIARSGTMIDLRIEDGYHELRLEELQLASAHLRVLQAEKEMERERRAELREQAKASAELQAEHDRLDKERAHYAATLAALENKGDLEGAARMRDRIEDVDRALVEVDYRAANVRAGYVYVISNVGAFGERMVKIGMTRRLEPMDRVVELGDASVPFRFDVHALFFADDAVGVEAMLHRTFADHRVNRINLRREFFYVTPDEVLDALKAHAVEIVEFALHPAAEEYRASRALDGAEAVPAS; translated from the coding sequence ATGAGCGCTGCCGCCGGCTGGTACGACGACCAGGATCCCCGCTACGTCCGCTGGTGGGACGGCGCGCAGTGGACCGAGCACGTGCAGCCGAAGCCCGAGGTCACCCCGACGGAGCCGGAGCCGGTGCCGGTCGCGCCCGCCGCGCCGCCCGTCGACCGCCTCTCGAAGCGCGAGGCCCGGGAGCGCGCGGCGGCCGCTGAGGCGCACATCGCCCAGCTGGAGGACCTGGTCCGGCGGCACGGCATGCGCGAGTACGCCGAGGTGGACGACTACCGCCAGCGTGCCGAGGCGGAGGCCGAGGCCGCCCGGCGGACCGGTGCCGAGGCCGCGTCCGCGCTGGTCGCGGCGGCGCGCGAGGAGCGCGATCGGATGCTGGCGGAGGCCGGGGCCGAGCGCCGACGGGCGGAGGCCGATGCGGGAGCGGTGCGCGACCGTGCCGAGGCGGACGCCCGAGCGGCGCGCCTGCGGGCCGAGGCCGAACTCCACGCCGTGGACGAGGCCGTGCACGAGCGGATCGAGACCCGTCGCGCCCTCGACGCCGAGCTCGCAGCGGCCCGCGCCGAGCTCGTCGACGTGACCACGACGGCGGAGCTGCAGGGCGTCGGCCTGTTCGACTACGACCATCCGGCGGAGTCCTCAGCCGAGCTCGCGTCGCGCCTGGAGGCGCTGCGGTACACGATCAAGAACGCGGTCCGGGACAAGCGGGCCGTGACCGCCACGTCCGGGTTCACGTTCAACGGGTCCGAGGCGCAGGGGCGGCGGTTCGTGAGTGACATGTCGAAGGTGCTGCTGCGCGCCTACAACGCCGAGGCGGAGAACGCCGTGAAGGCGACGAAGGCGGGCAACCTGCACGTCGCGCAGAACCGGCTGACCAAGGCGGCGGAGCAGATCGCCCGGAGCGGCACGATGATCGACCTGCGCATCGAGGACGGGTACCACGAGCTGCGTCTCGAGGAGCTGCAGCTCGCGAGCGCGCACCTGCGCGTGCTGCAGGCCGAGAAGGAGATGGAGCGCGAGCGCCGGGCGGAGCTCCGCGAGCAGGCGAAGGCGTCCGCCGAGCTGCAGGCCGAGCACGACCGCCTCGACAAGGAGCGCGCCCACTACGCCGCGACCCTGGCGGCGCTGGAGAACAAGGGCGACCTCGAGGGCGCGGCGCGCATGCGGGACCGGATCGAGGACGTCGACCGCGCGCTCGTGGAGGTGGACTACCGGGCGGCGAACGTGCGCGCCGGATACGTCTACGTGATCTCCAACGTCGGGGCGTTCGGGGAGCGCATGGTGAAGATCGGCATGACCCGGCGGCTCGAGCCGATGGACCGGGTGGTCGAGCTCGGCGACGCGTCCGTGCCGTTCCGCTTCGACGTCCACGCGCTGTTCTTCGCCGACGACGCGGTGGGTGTCGAGGCCATGTTGCACCGGACCTTCGCGGACCACCGCGTGAACCGGATCAACCTCCGACGCGAGTTCTTCTACGTCACGCCCGACGAGGTGCTCGACGCCCTGAAGGCGCACGCGGTGGAGATCGTCGAGTTCGCCCTGCACCCGGCGGCCGAGGAGTATCGCGCCAGCCGCGCGCTCGACGGGGCGGAGGCTGTGCCGGCCTCCTGA
- a CDS encoding L-threonylcarbamoyladenylate synthase has product MTDTTRMIPWDGTLDERAAQALEAPGGLVVAATKVGYILMTTDGVGLERKFDAKQRNRDKPGVVLCTSIEQLEQLAVLNDEILAFYQEHWDADVLLGCILPWREDAKHLIPDEVAGELAMDRRGTSCFVIRFGRPAEQLAERLWASGRLSFASSANPSGKGNRGRVEGIGERIEQQADVIVAADDYVASIQPGLDETSRHEQGVMVSMVDASGALIPEQRGERSVTPNPTLIRRGLAVDVIMSALARSFPSWDYRHGEYY; this is encoded by the coding sequence ATGACCGACACCACCCGCATGATCCCCTGGGATGGCACGCTCGACGAGCGCGCGGCCCAGGCCCTCGAGGCGCCAGGCGGCCTCGTGGTCGCCGCCACGAAGGTCGGCTACATCCTCATGACGACCGACGGCGTCGGCCTCGAGCGCAAGTTCGACGCCAAGCAGCGCAACCGCGACAAGCCGGGCGTGGTGCTCTGCACGAGCATCGAGCAGCTGGAGCAGCTCGCGGTGCTGAACGACGAGATCCTCGCCTTCTACCAGGAGCACTGGGACGCCGACGTGCTCCTCGGCTGCATCCTCCCGTGGCGCGAGGACGCGAAGCACCTCATCCCCGACGAGGTCGCGGGCGAGCTCGCGATGGACCGCCGCGGCACGAGCTGCTTCGTGATCCGCTTCGGCCGCCCCGCCGAGCAGCTCGCCGAGCGCCTGTGGGCGAGCGGCCGCCTGTCGTTCGCGAGCTCCGCCAACCCGTCGGGCAAGGGCAACCGCGGGCGCGTCGAGGGCATCGGGGAGCGCATCGAGCAGCAGGCCGACGTCATCGTGGCGGCAGACGACTACGTCGCCTCCATCCAGCCGGGCCTCGACGAGACGAGCCGCCACGAGCAGGGAGTCATGGTGTCCATGGTCGACGCGTCCGGCGCGCTCATCCCCGAGCAGCGCGGCGAGCGCTCGGTCACCCCGAACCCGACGCTCATCCGCCGCGGTCTCGCGGTGGACGTCATCATGTCGGCGCTCGCCCGGTCGTTCCCGTCGTGGGACTACCGCCACGGCGAGTACTACTGA
- a CDS encoding LLM class oxidoreductase, producing MYREHFVPGVVAAPHVIVSAGVLVAGTDAEGRRLASGFARWVLSIRSGCGAIPYPAPDDEAAALAQVQDRLDTHIVADPATVTRKLETLRRVTAADELLITTTAHDHAARVRSYELLAEAWGSRGL from the coding sequence GTGTATCGCGAGCACTTCGTGCCCGGCGTGGTCGCGGCCCCGCACGTGATCGTCTCGGCCGGCGTGCTCGTGGCCGGCACCGATGCGGAGGGCCGGCGCCTCGCCTCCGGGTTCGCGCGCTGGGTGCTCTCCATCCGCTCGGGCTGCGGGGCGATCCCCTACCCGGCACCGGACGACGAGGCCGCCGCGCTCGCGCAGGTGCAGGACCGCCTCGACACGCACATCGTCGCGGATCCCGCAACGGTCACCCGGAAGCTGGAGACGCTCCGGCGCGTCACGGCCGCAGACGAGCTGCTGATCACGACGACCGCCCACGATCACGCCGCCCGGGTCCGCTCCTACGAGCTGCTCGCGGAGGCGTGGGGCTCGCGCGGCCTCTGA